Within the Thalassotalea ponticola genome, the region ACAGCCAAAAATATTCTTAACTCAGGCAACATTTAGCTGTATAGCATTGGCAGTCACTGGTTCAGTTTTCTATGCGGCAGTGCTGTTTATGCCTGCACTAATGTTAAACAGTGTGCTGATCTAATGTGTGCATTAAGGGCGGAAACGTAACACTTAGCTCGCTCTCTCCTCGCGGATTTTAGCCAAGTATTACTTGCTGTTTATACGAGCGTTACCTCTTCATAGTACGAGTATCTTAGATAATTATAAAGCGCCGAATTAGGCACTAAATCGACGTTAACGTATTGAAAGAGTTAATATATCTTATACGATAAGCGAAAGTGAAACGGGCTCTTGTGCTCATAAAGCTTTAAACAACACGTGCTTGTTATTTTATAGAGATTTAAGTTACAAATGATAAGAAATAGTCTTTTAGGTTGTATTTTTTTGTTCAGTACAACAGCATACGCCGGTGCGCCAGTATATTTCACTAATGAGGTTGATAAAAAGTACCGGGCATTAATCAAACACGTAAGAGAGATGCTTCCTAGCACGGAACGCCAGCTTGCCTATTTGCCATCTTTTTACCCCTTTAGCTTGTTGGATGTACGACCGACCAAACTCAATAAAAAACACCTGCGAGATTTCTCAAATTTCAACTTCGGCGTATTCGGCAGAGCACTTTTAAATATTGATAAAAAACAACTATCTAACTTGCCTAGTATAGCAATCTGCAAAGAACAGAAATGTAAAAACGACAGAATTGCGCGCATCGAGCAGTTTTTGAAAGACTCAGCTGAAGAGATTAAAGGTATCAGCAAGAGTGATAGCTTATTAATCGTTCAGCAAACAACACCAAACGTATACAGAATAAATAATACCTTCTTTAGCCCTACTCAATTAATCACTTATTATCCGTCCAAACACGCAGGGTTCGCGCCTTCTGGCAATTATAAAATATCTACGCCAGAGCAATCGCCAGATATGATGGTTCTGGCTCAGGCTTCTCAAAAGCTAAGAAGTATAATGGCGAAGCACAACGTAGCCGCGATCACTAAAGCGGCTGACAACAGTATAAACGTTATATTTGGTGGCTTAGGAGATAATCATTGGGGCGTTGTTCTTTATTCTAAGGCGACGACACCTAACTCTGGTGATTACAATCACATCGGGTTGGAATACGATATTGTACAAAAAATTATCAGACCACAGCTTTTACTATCAAACCGTTTAGAGCGAGTTATGACACGCTTGTGTCAGTCGGAAATATAGCGTAAGTTATTGATTAATAATACAGTGACGAGTGGCTTTTGCGAGATGAGAGGTAAAGTGTTTATTTCCGTATACTGCCTAAGAAGCGATTGCCACTGGTTTAACCAAATGAAAAAACAAGTGATGAGTTCACCTTATAGATAAGTTGCTAACTCAATGTTTAGCCGAAGTGTTACGTAGTAAATAGTCTTTGTGCTTGCTCGGCTAAATGAAATAAGAACGTTACAGGACGTACTAATGAATCAAGAAGTTAAAGCGCTTAAATCTGAGTTAGCATTACTAAAACTTCAGTTTAATGAAAGACTAAGTTCTGTAGAGACGCGGTTGAATAAGCTGCTTGAGGACGAAAACCCCAAACAGAATGAGCACAGTTTAAGTTTTATTGATGTTGATAGCAATAGCGCTGTTCAACTACAAAATGAAGCTCTGAAAACAGAGGCGCAATTACCTGAATCAGCTGACGAATACCGAGCTCTTAACAGACGACCTGAAGACTCTGTTGCTCGTCAACCATCATTTTTCACTTCGTTTTTGCAAATTGTTCTATCTTCATTATTCGATTGGTTCTCTCCGGTAACCAAAGTATATCAGTCATACAAAGAACGCGGCTTACTTGGTATTTTTGTCCTTACCCTCGCAGGAATAGGCTTAACCTTAGCTGGCTTTGGCTATCTAATGCAGCTACTCATTGATCAACTTGGCGCGGGCACCAAATCTTTATTAATGTGCATGGCAGCAATACTTGTTATGGCCGTTGGCATACGCTTGAAGATCAATACGCGCTTTAGTGAGTTCGCTACAGCGATTGTTACTTTAGGCATCTTATTGTCCTATAGCACAATATACTTTTCAGGCAGTGTGTACGGGATAATCCCCAATATAGTGGTGTTACTCCTGTATTTGTTAATAGCACTAGTTTGCCATTTCTTAGCTATTTGGTTGGATACTAAAATTGTGGCGGGTCTTGGGATTATAGGTATCGCCACTATGCCTATTTTGTCGAACACCATCCAAATAGAGCCTTTGTATTTTTTACTGTCTTTGGCATTTGTTACCGCCAGTAGTTTGATATTAGCGTATAAAAAAAGTGAGCCATGGCTTGCTAACTTAAGTCTTGCTTTTTGTGTCGTTGCATTAGAGTGGACTATTGGCATAGAAGCGGTAAGTATTTCAGCCTGGATTGTAAATTTATTTTACCTGCTGTTTTTCACATACATTGTCATTACTTTAGTTAGAAATGACGATTCAAATCACAAAGCTATTGCCTTACTGGCTGCATTGGTGGGCGCTACGCTGTTGTTTTTCTTTCAAGCCAGTGAGCTATTTTCAACTCAGATGAGTGCAAGTTTTGCGTTGAATGCCGTTATTGCTGCCAGTGTCAGTATCCTTTTCTATAAAATTAGACACAACCTGACTCACTTTGTTGTTTTGCTATCATCCGTGTGGACGGTCTTAGCTATCATTAGCGCTATTAGCGATGCGTATTGGGGCATCGCATGGGCTGTTGAAGGGTTATTGTTGCTTTATATTGGTCGCAGATATGAAATGACCAAGGTGATCAATCAGGGACAAGCTTTAACCGCTTTGGCGCTGGTGTACTGCTGGTCAGCATTAGCTCTGTATTTCCCATTACCCGCATTGAAGTCAGTTGATGGCTGGGTGCTATCGATAGTCATTGTAGCCGTTATTGGTATTTGGCAACGCCTAGTCAACGCATCAGACGTTTTTGATCAACTAACACAAAACAAGATCAAGCCTTTGTTACAGTTACTTGAGGTTGTGTGGTTATCTGTATTGGCTGTAGCGACTCTCGATATATGGCTAGGTAATTGGACAGGTGCGACAGTTATCTTACTGCAATTGCTTTGGTTGTTTAGAGCTAAGCAATGCAAACAAGTGTCCATTGAAGTCTTTGCTGCCGCCTTAATATCAGTTCCGTTATTCTACGCGTTTAGCGGTGCATTAATGGTTGATAGCTATCGCTTTATGACGTTGCCATTATTTGCCAAACTTGCTGTTATCTCCGCTTTTATCCAGCTTTGGTTGTGGTCTGCATTTTATCGTAAATATCAGCCAGATAGTGCAATTAAAGGCTTCGCAGAATCCGCACGAATTTTATTTTATATGTTGCTTCCTTTGTGTTGGGTCGGCTCGACAATACGTCGGTTGGATGAAAATGCACTAATGCTGCTATGGTTGTCACCGCTGTTATCACTGTATCTTGCCACCAAAACCAAGCATCAATTATTGATTAAAGAAACAAAAGTACTGGCCGCTTTAGCGAGCTTGGCTCTTGTGGTTATTGTCGGTCAAATGGAGCTCGCTTATAGTCTCGTTGCGCTAATGGGCTTTATTACTTTTTACGGTACCGCTTTTTACTTTAATAAACGGATTTCAAAATCACAACTGTGCCAATTCATATGCAGTTGCGGCGTGATATCACTCGGTCTTGCGGTTCCAACTATCATAGGCGTTCACAGTACAAACATATTGATAGGCCTTGTCGCAGCGTCGCTGATTTGGGTGGGGTTGTTAGCCATGCTCGGCCACTCTGAACACTTAAAACGAAACGAATACACTATTATCTGCGTGAACGGCATATTAATTGTTACCGCTTGGTGGTTAACCGCATCCGATGCTATGTATGCGAGTATTCCACTAATATTTTTACTTGTAGCTGCTTACCGAAACAGCACATTTATTAGCAATACAAAAATAAGTAGCCTTTTAGGTCTCAATAGTAACTTATTCCTACACTCGATAGCTGCTGTCACTTATGTCACACTGTTTGCTTCACTAAATGAATATCGATTAGATCTATTGATAGCCCCGGTGTTTGCTGTCCATGGCGCTGTTATTTTATTTGTCAATGATCGACGCTTATTTACGGTAAAGTACAGCTTTGGCTTGATTGTGTTAGGGATCATTAAGTTAGCGTTCATAGATACCGCTAATGCACTGCTTTGGCAAAAGGTGATTTTATTTATGGGGATAGGCGTGTTCATTCTGATGGCTTCGTTTTGGTATCAGAAATTAGTAAGAAAAGCCGTGTAACAATGTGTTTAAGGTAAAATCAAACTTAGGCTAACGACAAGTCGGCAGAATTTATACATCTTTTATACGACACTCGATACACCTACCAAGCGATAACCACATGGTATTGTGCCAGACGCCTAGTGTTAATCATCACGGGATAGCAAAGGTTGCTGAACCTTGCAATGTATAAAGTCGCTAACGATAAATTGATAGCTTTTAATTTCTGATTTATTTACCATTAGCGCACTGTTTAAACACCGGCATTAGTTGCTATGGATCTTGCTGTTTTAAGTCTGTTTATTCCCACTTTTTTCTTCGTCTCTATTACACCTGGTATGTGTATGACATTAGCGCTTACCTTGGGGATGAGTGTTGGCGTGCGTCGCACTATGTGGATGATGTGGGGCGAGTTACTCGGTGTTGCCACCGTAGCCATTGCCGCAGTATTAGGCGTTGCCGCGCTTATGTTCAAATATCCACTGGCATTTAATGTGTTTAAATTGCTCGGTGGCGGTTACCTTTTGTTTATCGCGTATCAGATGTGGATGAATAAGGGAAAAATGGCCATTCCCGACACGCTTGACAGTAACCAAACCCTAGCCCGGTCAGGTTTATTCTCTCAGGGATTTGTTACCGCCATCGCCAACCCGAAAGGCTGGGCGTTTATGGTATCTTTGTTGCCACCATTTATTCATGCTGATCAACCTTTGACACCTCAATTAACCCTATTAGTGAGCATTATTCTAGTGTCGGAGTTTACCTGTATGATGCTCTATGCTACGGGTGGTAAGTCATTGGGTTTGTTGATTTCCAAACGCCAAAACGTACAACTGATAAACCGTATTTCTGCCACCTTAATGTCCGTCGTCGCTATCTGGTTATTAATATCTTAACCAATAATTTAATTAAAGCTTTGCAGATCAAACGTCAACTGTTCAACGCTGCCGTTTGGTTGCTCAACAACAAGGTGCATGGTCCAAATCATCGATGATTCTGTGCATGCACCAACCATTGTCTGAGCGACGAATTTGCCATTTTGATATGTGAAAAACAACGGTATTTTTCCCATATACATATCTCTGCCTTCTAAATGTCCCTCTACAGACGACAAAGCGCTCAAGGCAGTTGATTGCAATGTAAACGTCATCGGTGTCTCCACTTTAAACACCGATGGTGTCCCTGTTAAGCGGTAGACAGTATCACCGATATTTCTTACACATTGATCTTCACTAAAATCACAGCCAACTGCAGATTGCAGAGTCGTTGATGTCACCTTGAGGGGTGGCGAGGGTAAATAAAAAACAAATAGCCAAATGGCTACGACACACAGAACAACGCCTAGTGCAAAGATAAAACGTCTGGTCAAAATTCACTCCATCAGGTACTAAAAAACTGATAAAAATTAACCAGTTTGCTAATACATTTTACAATTTACTAAATTTTCTTGATCTAGGTCAGAATTTCCCACAACTTCACGTGACATATGCTTTTTAGGTCGTTATTATCGCACCCGATAAATAACAATATGCGTGTGTTGTTTTTTTGAACTATAACTATAGGTTAACGACGATCGGTATAAAGCGTCAGTTTTAACAGATTTTAGTGACCTTTAACGCTCACATCAACTTAATAACTATAAGTGTGGAACCTTTAATATGAGTCAAAGTAATCTCGCAGAAATGGATTACAACTACAAAGTTGTGCGCCAATTTACTGTCATGACGGTTATTTGGGGTATTGTCGGCACTTTCGTTGGTGTTTTAATTGCGGCGCAGCTGATTTGGCCGGCGCTAAACTTTGAAACTCCATGGCTGACTTATTCTCGTTTACGTCCTTTACATACCAATGCGGTAATTTTCGCATTTGGTACCAGCGCTCTGTTTGCAACGTCTTACTACGTTGTCCAGCGCACCTGTAAAACTGCCTTATTTGGCGGTCCGTTAGTCCCGTTCACCTTTTGGGGTTGGCAAGCGATTATTGTCGCTGCGGCCATTACCTTGCCGCTAGGTATTACCTCGTCAAAAGAATACGCCGAGCTTGAATGGCCGATTGATATTCTTATTGCCTTGGTGTGGATTTCTTACATCATTGTTTTCTTCGGTACCCTGTACAAGCGTCGAACGTCTCACGTATACGTGGCTAACTGGTTCTTCGGTGGCTTTATTATTACGGTTGCGGTTCTGCACATCGGTAACTCAATGGCGATTCCATTGACGTTAACCAAGTCTTATTCATTATACTCAGGCGCAATAGATGCGATGATGCAATGGTGGTATGGACACAACGCTGTAGGCTTTCTTCTAACGGCGGGCTTCTTAGGTATGATGTACTACTTCGTACCAAAACAAGCTGAACGTCCGGTATACTCGTACCGCTTATCAATCGTTCACTTCTGGGCGCTTGTATCGCTATATATTTGGGCGGGACCTCATCACTTACACTACACTGCTCTACCAGACTGGACTCAAAGCTTGGGTATGGTTATGTCAGTGGTGCTATTCTTGCCATCTTGGGGTGGTATGATTAACGGTATCATGACCCTATCAGGCGCATGGCATAAACTTCGCCATGACCCAATCTTGCGTTTCCTTATCGTATCGCTGTCGTTCTACGGTATGTCAACGTTCGAAGGTCCAATGATGGCTATCAAATCAGTAAATGCGTTATCACACTACACTGACTGGACAGTCGGTCACGTACACTCTGGTGCGCTAGGCTGGGTTGCGATGGTATCTATCGGTGCTATGTACCACCTTATTCCGGTGTTATTCGGTCAAGGTCGTATGTACAGCATCAAATTGATCAACGTTCACTTCTGGTTGCACACCACGGGTATTGTGCTTTATATCGTTGCCATGTGGATCTCAGGTGTAATGCAAGGTCTAATGTGGCGCGCTGTTAACACAGACGGTACGTTAACCTACAGCTTCGTTGAATCACTGCAAGCTTCTTATCCGTTCTACTTCATCCGCTTTGTCGGTGGTTGTTTCGTCGTAACTGGATTTTTATTGATGGCTTATAACATGTTCAAAACTATCGGCGCCAAAGAAGGTAGTTTGCAAAAAGAAGCGATCGCATAAGGAGTTAATGATGCAAAATAAACATGAAAAAGTAGAAAAGCACATTGGCTGGTTCTTCACTGCAACAATCGCGGCTATCAGTATTGGTGGCTTGGTTGAAATCACCCCTCTTTTCTTCCAGAAAGAGACTACTCAGCCAGTTCAGAATTTACGTCCATACACGGCGTTAGAAATGGAAGGTCGTGACATATACATCCGCGAAGGTTGTAATAACTGTCACTCGCAAATGATCCGTCCGTTTAGAGCGGAAACAGAACGCTACGGACATTACTCAGTAGCCGGCGAATCCGTATGGGAACACCCGTTCTTATGGGGATCAAAACGCACTGGTCCAGATCTTGCCCGTGTTGGCGGACGTTACTCAGACGATTGGCATTACGCTCACTTAATGGATCCGCGCTCAGTGGTTCCGGAGTCAAATATGCCGTCGTATAAGTGGTTGGCAGAAACGCCGATCAGCAACAAATACTCTGCACAAAAGATGGAATTGTTCAATAGTTTGACCAAAAACCGCAGCCACAAAGATGAGAATGGTAACCCTATTCCACTTTACTCGGCTGAGGACATCGCCAATGCAGGTAAAGAATTTGCTACCACTAAGAGTATTACTGGTAAGGACGGTCTAACCGAAATGGACGCCCTTATCGCTTATTTACAATCACTTGGTCACGCGTTGAAATAATTATGGATATAGGCACGATTCGAGGCATATTTACCGTTTTAATCTTTGTATTGTTCATCATCATTGTGATTTGGGCATACAGTAAACGACGTAAATCATCTTTTGATGAAGCCGCAAACTCTATATTCGACGACGATAATAAAGATCAGGCGAAAGATAAACAGGAGACTAATAATAATGTCTAGCTTCTGGAGTGCATGGATAATTGTTCTTACCTTAGGTACCTTAATTGGTTGCTGGGTGTTACTGCGTTGGTGTTTAACAAACTTCGCCGGCGTTCCCGAAGGCGAACCAATGGACCACGAGTTTGACGGTATCCAAGAGTTAAACAATCCTCTACCTAAATGGTGGAGTACCTTCTTCTTGGTAACAATCATCTGGGGATTTGGCTACTTGGCTTTATACCCAGGTTTAGGTAACTTCCAAGGTCTATTGGGCTGGAAGAGCTCAAACCAAGACGTTACCAGCCTTGAAGATTCAAAAATGAAAAATGCGGCAGCAAAAGACGCAGGTCTTGCTGTACAGTATGACCGAGAAGTTGCGTCAGCAGACGAGCGTTTTGGCCCTATTTTTGCTCAATTTGCCAGCCAAGATATAAAAGCATTGGCCGAAAATGAAGAAGCATTAAAAATTGGCCAGCGTTTGTTCTTGCAAAACTGTTCGCAATGTCACGGCTCTGACGCCAAAGGTACAACAGGCTTCCCTAACCTAACCGATAACGATTGGTTATACGGTGGCAGCCCTGAGGATATTGAACATGCGTTACTGTATGGTCGCAAAGCACA harbors:
- a CDS encoding DUF2339 domain-containing protein; amino-acid sequence: MNQEVKALKSELALLKLQFNERLSSVETRLNKLLEDENPKQNEHSLSFIDVDSNSAVQLQNEALKTEAQLPESADEYRALNRRPEDSVARQPSFFTSFLQIVLSSLFDWFSPVTKVYQSYKERGLLGIFVLTLAGIGLTLAGFGYLMQLLIDQLGAGTKSLLMCMAAILVMAVGIRLKINTRFSEFATAIVTLGILLSYSTIYFSGSVYGIIPNIVVLLLYLLIALVCHFLAIWLDTKIVAGLGIIGIATMPILSNTIQIEPLYFLLSLAFVTASSLILAYKKSEPWLANLSLAFCVVALEWTIGIEAVSISAWIVNLFYLLFFTYIVITLVRNDDSNHKAIALLAALVGATLLFFFQASELFSTQMSASFALNAVIAASVSILFYKIRHNLTHFVVLLSSVWTVLAIISAISDAYWGIAWAVEGLLLLYIGRRYEMTKVINQGQALTALALVYCWSALALYFPLPALKSVDGWVLSIVIVAVIGIWQRLVNASDVFDQLTQNKIKPLLQLLEVVWLSVLAVATLDIWLGNWTGATVILLQLLWLFRAKQCKQVSIEVFAAALISVPLFYAFSGALMVDSYRFMTLPLFAKLAVISAFIQLWLWSAFYRKYQPDSAIKGFAESARILFYMLLPLCWVGSTIRRLDENALMLLWLSPLLSLYLATKTKHQLLIKETKVLAALASLALVVIVGQMELAYSLVALMGFITFYGTAFYFNKRISKSQLCQFICSCGVISLGLAVPTIIGVHSTNILIGLVAASLIWVGLLAMLGHSEHLKRNEYTIICVNGILIVTAWWLTASDAMYASIPLIFLLVAAYRNSTFISNTKISSLLGLNSNLFLHSIAAVTYVTLFASLNEYRLDLLIAPVFAVHGAVILFVNDRRLFTVKYSFGLIVLGIIKLAFIDTANALLWQKVILFMGIGVFILMASFWYQKLVRKAV
- a CDS encoding LysE family translocator, which gives rise to MDLAVLSLFIPTFFFVSITPGMCMTLALTLGMSVGVRRTMWMMWGELLGVATVAIAAVLGVAALMFKYPLAFNVFKLLGGGYLLFIAYQMWMNKGKMAIPDTLDSNQTLARSGLFSQGFVTAIANPKGWAFMVSLLPPFIHADQPLTPQLTLLVSIILVSEFTCMMLYATGGKSLGLLISKRQNVQLINRISATLMSVVAIWLLIS
- the ccoN gene encoding cytochrome-c oxidase, cbb3-type subunit I, with translation MSQSNLAEMDYNYKVVRQFTVMTVIWGIVGTFVGVLIAAQLIWPALNFETPWLTYSRLRPLHTNAVIFAFGTSALFATSYYVVQRTCKTALFGGPLVPFTFWGWQAIIVAAAITLPLGITSSKEYAELEWPIDILIALVWISYIIVFFGTLYKRRTSHVYVANWFFGGFIITVAVLHIGNSMAIPLTLTKSYSLYSGAIDAMMQWWYGHNAVGFLLTAGFLGMMYYFVPKQAERPVYSYRLSIVHFWALVSLYIWAGPHHLHYTALPDWTQSLGMVMSVVLFLPSWGGMINGIMTLSGAWHKLRHDPILRFLIVSLSFYGMSTFEGPMMAIKSVNALSHYTDWTVGHVHSGALGWVAMVSIGAMYHLIPVLFGQGRMYSIKLINVHFWLHTTGIVLYIVAMWISGVMQGLMWRAVNTDGTLTYSFVESLQASYPFYFIRFVGGCFVVTGFLLMAYNMFKTIGAKEGSLQKEAIA
- the ccoO gene encoding cytochrome-c oxidase, cbb3-type subunit II: MQNKHEKVEKHIGWFFTATIAAISIGGLVEITPLFFQKETTQPVQNLRPYTALEMEGRDIYIREGCNNCHSQMIRPFRAETERYGHYSVAGESVWEHPFLWGSKRTGPDLARVGGRYSDDWHYAHLMDPRSVVPESNMPSYKWLAETPISNKYSAQKMELFNSLTKNRSHKDENGNPIPLYSAEDIANAGKEFATTKSITGKDGLTEMDALIAYLQSLGHALK
- a CDS encoding CcoQ/FixQ family Cbb3-type cytochrome c oxidase assembly chaperone, with protein sequence MDIGTIRGIFTVLIFVLFIIIVIWAYSKRRKSSFDEAANSIFDDDNKDQAKDKQETNNNV
- the ccoP gene encoding cytochrome-c oxidase, cbb3-type subunit III; its protein translation is MSSFWSAWIIVLTLGTLIGCWVLLRWCLTNFAGVPEGEPMDHEFDGIQELNNPLPKWWSTFFLVTIIWGFGYLALYPGLGNFQGLLGWKSSNQDVTSLEDSKMKNAAAKDAGLAVQYDREVASADERFGPIFAQFASQDIKALAENEEALKIGQRLFLQNCSQCHGSDAKGTTGFPNLTDNDWLYGGSPEDIEHALLYGRKAQGMIAWKTMLGGEQGVKEVAAYVMSLNPERADKVDAELASAGEEKFAMCAACHGAEGQGSDAMGLALGAPRLNDNIWLYGGSERAIEESIRNGRAGVMPAWKDILGEDKIRVISAYVYSLSQAE